In the genome of Lathyrus oleraceus cultivar Zhongwan6 chromosome 4, CAAS_Psat_ZW6_1.0, whole genome shotgun sequence, the window gaaCCATCATACTTgttatctgaagtttacaaaatcgtcagtctttcaaatgtttataaaattagttttttcgtagtggcaaaagaggattattggccagaatatcatggggacatcgtctggcacaacgaagttatgcgaaggaagaaaaagggtcgcccaaacagcatccaaattcgaaccgaaatggatactgcgaacaaaatggttagactatgtagtttATGCCGTCAActaggtcacaatcgtaataactgtcctagtgttagAATGGGCACAACCAGATAAGtttacatgtacctctattgtaatatatgaaaaattaaatttatttcatattagacgtctgtCACGAAAGTACCATTGCATAAACAGTAACACAtataattataacaaatacaagaactatgcaattacaaccagcaaaacaattttgaacatgtaatgcatcatcctacgagcgtcttggtctGTCTTAATATCCACCAATTCGCGTAATTCTCCgtgttggttgaacgtggacacaagccattgtattcttctaatccgttcaccctctccaatttctccctctaaccaactgtacaacgtccgattaagacgttcaaacatatttgtgttccaaagtcgaatctgtaccggagccgcaacggcagaaaatattacatcagcactttgtttttgaatgtatgcagacattgttgaaacagggaaaattgaaattgatggtggttgaattgtattaggagatgagtttgagtgaaaaatattgcatccaatgcgtggtatttatagagacggacAAAACATGTGGGCGCTTGAGGGATTGACGCCCACATGACCATCACATGCAGCCAGATGAATTAGCGCCCACACAACCAAATGCACctaggcgccactagcattgacgcctcctcatgaggcccaatgcaggcgccactagtattggcgcctcctcatgaggagcgcaatgcatgcgccaatgctagtggcgcctcctcgtgaggagcgcaatgcatgcgccaatgttattgacgcctcctctttaTGCATTGGGGGTGCCCcagttcatctgacgcatcctctaccaaacctggttattttgataatttttttaaataattagttattttgaaaaaaaactaaaaataattattattttgaaaaaaaattccaaacttttacatacttcctcttcaagaacacccATATTAATCCTATTTGAATCTGCTCAAACTTCAACAAAATTCAAGAAACCGATATCCTGAATTTCACAAAACTCCCAATATATTTATATCTGAGTCCAATTATCGTACTATGTAATCAAGCTTCATGTTAATCCTATTCATAGAGGATATGAACTCTACTATTTTCATTAACTTGTGCCATAAGACAATGATTGAATTAGTAAAAAATATGAGCATACAAAAGTATATAGACAATCATGAATATGGTATCTATCGGTTATATATAACTGTCAACTGAATATGGTTTCAGAGTTATAGATATATCCAAAACCAACAATGCTTAAAACCAACAGTGCAACACTAACAATTGACCCCAAACTCCATATAATATAACTATACTTAATCCGATTCAAAGCCATAATTCAGAAAGAAAGGAAATAGCATAACAATAACCAATTTCTTTTTCTACATATCATTACAATGACATTCAAGATCAGCCCATGGTTCAAAAAGTTACAGAATAATTAAACCTATAATTTAAAGCCTAGTGTCGAGGGTGAGACACAAATTGGTATTATTCTCCAGCTCAGCCAAGTGATTATGCATGAAAAGGATACCATATTTTCTCTGGGAGAAGCAATTTAAGCATTCTAAGAGAAACTTGAGAAATACTCATCAATCTGCATAAAAATGCTCAGTAGACATCAAAGAGTAAAGGTAATCAGAAGAACTGTTACCCATGGTTTTAAACTGCTTTCCACAAGAACGGCGACAGTAATTGTGACTACAAGTCTACAACCTATGCTTTTCAAGATCTCAACAACCACATCAAATCCAGCTATATCTGACTACAATATTCTACATATCAAATATCATAACATAACCACCACAACTGTAATTAAAAACCTTACTTATATGATAACAAGATGTGCATAAAGTAAACCAGGGTGTTACAATTTAATTACATTACAGGTTTTAACtgaaccaaaataaaaaacataacGAACAGGCTTTTCCTTTCTGTTTTACAGGTAAACCGAATGCTAAATTAAGCCGATAAATAAGAGACTCGTCTGTCATCATTCATTAACTATGAAAATATGGAATACACAAAAATGCTCATCACCAATTCACCACCACTATCACGAATTACTACCACAATAACTAATAACTAACATGTGCTTGTGATCAAAACCATAAACACATCCAACCAAGCCAACAACATATAAACAATTTCATCAATTACACCATATCttgataaaaacaaaaaattgcCATTTAGATCTATGAAACACTGGCACATATATAGACACGACACACAGGACTAGTTGAATAATGCGGTAATGCGGAATACCAAACACACACCTTCAATCTGAAGTGTCAATGCTACATAGTcatgatcaatcatcatcatcatgatcacTCTCATCACTGAAATACACAGAtttcttccctttcttcttcGTCTTGTTGTTGTCCAAACCCTCATCATCATTTCTGTTTCTCCCTAGCAACCTTTCACCCGCTTCATCATCCACAATAGAAGCCCAATTATCGTCAAACTGCTCCGCAGCAATCTGACCaccctcctcctcctcctcatcACCTTCCTCCTCCCCATCCCTATCCCTCAGCCCACTAAATCCCCGTCGCGACTTCTTAGGCTGAGGCCGCGGCCTCGGCCCCAACTGATTCTTAGGACACTCATACGACAAATGACCATGCCCCCCACACTCATAACACAAAGCAGTCTAAGTATTGTACACGCGCTTCCGAATAAACTCCGGAGCACGTCCATTATCAGCAGCAATAGAAGCAGTTAGAGTCCTTCCATTGAGAATCTTCTTATTCATCTCCGCCACGGCGCGTTGGGCATCATTACGAGAAACGAATTGGACAAACGCGACACCGCGGCTTAGGCGCGTGTGACAGTCTTTGAGAACGGTTACACGCGCGATGCGGCCGAAAGTAGAGAAGAGCGTATGGAGATCGGAGTTTGTTAGGGAGTAATCTAGATTAGAAACGTATAGCGTCGATTTTGATGGTGCTAAGGGTTCACATGTTCCTCCTATTGATGATCCTTTATTGTTCGGTTTTGATTGGGGTTGATTACTGGATGTGGTGCCGGTGGTGGTGTTGGGGGTTGAGGACGAAGCGCAATAGCGGTAGTAGAAAACGTCGTCGTCTTCATCGTTGTCGCTGTGTTTTCGTTTGTGTTTCTTCTTGCTTGACATTTATTTCGGTTCAGGTTTTTTGTTTCCGGCAACGGCGTTCGGTTTCCGGCGACGGAATTAGTTCTCCGATGCTTCTTTAATCTATAGAGGAAATCTGAGAGTGGAGAGATTCTATAATGCGTTTGAGAAACCCTAGAGAAGTGAAGCGAAACTCCAAGCGGATCTGGACATGGATCCGGATATTTTGGATTGGTTTTATATATGGTTTTATCCATTCTTATTTTTTTATAAGCAGTACTATCCATATGTAAATGGACAACTTGCTCACCGCCAGAGTACTTGTAAAGATAGCATAAAACTAAAAATtattatgttttaatatttttttgtttaattgGTCAGCCACCCATCTGCatatataaattttaataattttttgttaGTATGATGCTAGATTTTTTAAGACAAAAATTTCTAGTTCGTTagatatacaattttattatattattttagaTTATATTTTAATATCTTAAGATAAATAGAGTTATTGAAATttagcaaaaatagaatagagtGAAATAGAGAttttattactttattatttGAATAATTAGCGATAAAAACAAAGTATGTTTTTGATTCTGCTCATATAAAAGAGAAACAATACTAATGGAAAGTGATGAAAATTTTCATTCTGCTCATATTAAAGGGAACAATACTCGTAGAAAGTGATCAATACTAGTAGAAAGTGATGTAATTTTTTATTCCTCATATCTAAGGGAAACAATGCTAATGAAAagtgatgaaatgaaataaaatagaataataaaattttattatacTGGATCTGATTTTAATTAACTCAAACAATGTAATCTTATTCTATTTCATCTCATATCACTTCATATCATCTCATTGCATCAATTTAAGCAAAACCTTAGTCTAATAACTTCAGTTTCACAACATTTAAAAACTCTTATGTAGAATTTGTCCAGAATTGAAGAGGACTCATCTCTTACTAGAACCTCAGCAATTAATTTGTTTTCAAAAGTAATGCTTTATTTATACCCTTAGATTATGTTTGGACATCTTAAAATGAAGATATAAGAAAAAAAATGAACATAGTGAATCAACAAAATTAGAAGTACATACGATTAAAATGCATCAAAATCGATGACATCTTTTTAAATGTATTGACGCGGAAAAaatgttcgaaacagagtcgccaccgaactttattcattccaacgaaggaaaaggaaaatatcgagaaaaccgttaagaaaaaggaataatggtcgtcgcaaccatattcgggttcgggagtcgattacgcaaggggaaggtattagcacccctcacgtccgttgtactcaacgggaacctcttagtctgattttgctatttgactgttaattgactgtttatctgcttgcttcgagtgattagaattgatgatagatatggatgaagacctcaggatggggaaatgggaggttttttattagtgtgctcgcgaagatacagcaatctcctgcctacgtatccttatggtgcgataaggaaatcagagcattcgtagttcgggctactacgaatattttggggggtgttttgttttgatgaacgactgtgtaggtcggcgttctaacggctaaacgctggcttgtctactctcgggggaggctctagcactggtttgttgggcgcattagaaaggattgacagtgttctttttgaaggggttttggtcacgcgggggtgacaagttgatttgatgtgtttgggtgcttggtttcgatcgctcgggggcgagaagttaaGGTTTGATTGGTTAAGgtgttttgaagaacgacgaaagattgagcaatatggtgtacaccaatcgtccaattctttcgaggaataataaggcgaccgccttctattcccttttcgttcgaatttttttgaaagtttgtttgtggatgttgaatattcacggtagtgaggcgtacgccccctactggcctattcaaagaataatgaggcgtacgccccttattcctttatccaagtttatttaccgtattttagtcggaagtcgataatttgtgcaatatggcgttcgccaattattcaaataatcgagagatggcaaggcgtacgcctctcatcttctatcatccgaagtttaaattgtaaaatatatgtttggattttggattggtaggtttggatttgtcgatgatttgagcttactcgattgtggttttgaattgatgacgaagattcgagcaatgtggcgtacgccaattattcgaatgatcgaaagatagtgaggcgtacgcctcatatcctcttttcatctgaaatatggaattaaaaggatttatAGTTGATTTTAAAAATGTGATTTGAATGTATATGATTAAGGTTTTAATtgggtgacaagaactcgcgcaatatggcgtacgccaattattcgagtgtttgagaaatagtgaagcgtacgcttcctatctccttttcaacCCAAGTTTATTTTAAAAGATAAAATTCTTTAGGAGTtatatttgatttgaaaaatgatttgagtttagaaattatatttgattttgaaaagtgatttgaaattgtatgattattagggttttaaatgacgaagattcgagcaatgtggcgtacgccaattattcgaataatcgaaagatagtgaggcgtacgcctcctatcctctttaATATCGGAAATTTAGAAAGGTTTGGGATTTGTAGTTGATTTATAAAAGTAATGATTTGAAATGTTACGGTTTGAATAACGTATGattaaggtttaatcgggtgaaaagaactcgagcaatatggcgtacgccaattattcgagtaattgagaaatagtaaggcgtacgcctcctatctccttttcatcccaaatttatatttaaaagaaaaaaattctttagaaattatttttatttttaaaaaatgatttgaatttgcaCATATAGTCAGACTTAAAGTGGATAATTTGGTATTGGAACAAATTTCTAtttattgaaaatattaatcttaAATTGTCTTATTGATTATCAATAGCAACCTAATTAactaatttaaaaaaaatgtaCTTGAATACactaattaaaattaattataagATTAATCAATAAAGAGATTCCATCGACATACTCGAGTTAATTTTGAGTTTGCATAATCAAAACTAAGTAATTgataaaaattaattaattaatcttACTAAcaagaaaaaaatgatttttattagGAATAACTTACTGAACTTTGAAACATAATGAATATAAGAGTAACTTTGGAATACATGACAGCAAAAGAAATGCCAAGACTACAACACCCATAGAGAAACTAACCATATGACTTTGAGTATCACCTTTATACAAGCATCAGGACCGTTCTCACTACAAATGACATCACCAATTTCCATAATTGAATTCAATCACCAGAATGGTCCATAAATGATAGTCAAGAATTCCATTAAAATTTAAAGCTCACAACATTTGTACTCTATAGAATTATTATCAAAAACTAAAGAGTCTTACAACCACATTCATATTtattcatatcatgcatcaacTCTAATCAAAAGGAAACATGAAACAGAACTAACAGCCCCAAAAAATTAATTACAGTGATGCTAAAATTGACATGAAAACTCATAAACCTTACACCTGCGACATCGCTACTAGCATCGACTATCCATCATCATAAATTTGATTTCGACGTGGAAATGTAAAACACAACAGCACATAAATCATTCACAACATTTCAAAGTGTAATGGCTATACTTAACTTTATACACAGGTACACATTAAACACCGAATTGAAGGCGGAGAGAAAAAAAATCCGCATAATGAAACGTAACACAACAACATTAATACACAGAACTCAGCAGGAAATCAAATTATGTCGTTACCGCAATGCTGAATTAAATCACAGGTATTGCTTTAATCACTTCAACACATCCGCAACACTATAACCTCACGCGCTAGATTGAAGACGAGCATGGTTTCGTCGCTTTCCGAAACCTTGTGCGATACTGAATCTGTCATAGAACCTGTTAAAACAAACCAACAGAGAAACCCAGAAACATTAGAAAAAATTGTTGCCGACGGAGGCGGTAAATGGAGATGTTTATGCGGCTTCCTATTTTGAGTGTAGATCAGATGGATTTCGCGACGGTAGGGCTTTGATAGTAACGGCGAAGGTGAGGGTTTGATGATTAGAGTGGTGGATAGGGTTTGAAGCGGTTGATGACGAAGGAGAAGAGGGTTTCGGTGATGGTGGTAGCTTTAACGGTGGTTTGGTGTACGGTGGTGGTGAGTTGAAGGGTGAGGCGATTGTTGGTGGTGAAGAAGCGGAGGTTGTGAGCGGACGACGGTAAGGTTTGGTTTTTTGGTGGAGATGAACGATTTAGCAGATGATGATGTGTGGATGTTGGCGGCTGATGGAGAGTTGATCTAAGGTGAGCGCCGATGATGATGGCGGCGGACGGTGGAGAACGAGAGATGAAGATGTAAGCGGCTAAGGTTTCGTCCGCTTTTTGGATGTAGTGAGAGCGTTCTTCCTTTATTTGTGGTCTGTTGAGAGTTTTATGAATGAGAATGAGAGCGTAAGAAGATGTTTTGTTTACCACTTTTTTTGTCTTTTTGCCAATGAGCAATGAAGGACGCGTGGTGAGAGAAAAGGTGGAAGATCCATGAGAGATTTTTTTTGAGAGATTTTCGGAGTGGATGGTGAGGTATGAGCGTGATATGCTGAGAGTGAATTCTGAATTTTGTCTTTTTCGGATTGGGTATCCAATgtagtatatatatatatatatttcataaTTTATTATACAAATCCTAAAGactaattaatatttaaaaaactaattaatatataaaataaaaaattaactAAATTTTTAGAAAAATCTAACTAATATTcaaaaaaactaattaatatttataaacaaattaactaatattttttttttaaaaaaaaaatctaactaATATTTAAAAACTAACCCATATTTAAAATCATTCTAAAAATATTTGACCAATTTAAAATAGAAATTGAGTACAAATTATTCGGAAAATTAAATAAATCACACCAAAATTATCAGCACAAAACACATTATTTGAAAAAGTACACTGCTTCCTTCAAATTTCGACAATTCAACCGAttttgtctgtattctcaaataagTCCAATCTGACTGACATTTTGggtattattcatgatgcaaatgtatgtcatgctatgcatatgatgctaaattaaaaaatgaaattaattctatgaaaaattaaaaatgcccggacaaaattggggtacgacagctgcccctatttaattatcttgaattagaaagtaagaatgacaacagtcttcatacattcgtggtggaaggtaattaaatacgaaaggatccaaattttgtcctttgaaatgtAATGGAGAGATGCAGATGAAAATGCAATGGATGCCAAGGTAGTAAGGGTAGAATGTCCGatcaatgccaaccctcgagtcaACATTCAAATCTTGCCAAAGGTCGTTTCTGATGTGAGACACATGAACATGCTTtctggcaccaaaaggatgacagtagaattaatcgctatcaccaaaaggatgatagtaattcACTATGATTGTCAggattgtcatcaccaaaaggatgatggataaacCGAGCTTCCAGAGTAGTCctcaccaaaaggatgatggttattctgataAAATTTCCCACTACGAAGAGTATAACAtcaaggctatcaccaaaaggatgatagttgaATCAACGACTTCAAAAATCACCTGTTACCAAAATGATAAAGGTAAGATCCcacaacaaaacttgttatcaccaaaaggatgataaagtcaaaacaatcaccatcaccaaaaggatgaaggtattgtcaaacgataaaacttgttaccaccaaaaggatgataataagtacACACGCTcaatgatcgccatcaccaaaaggatgagggtaagatcaaaacacaaacttgttatcaccaaaagga includes:
- the LOC127137471 gene encoding U11/U12 small nuclear ribonucleoprotein 31 kDa protein; this translates as MSSKKKHKRKHSDNDEDDDVFYYRYCASSSTPNTTTGTTSSNQPQSKPNNKGSSIGGTCEPLAPSKSTLYVSNLDYSLTNSDLHTLFSTFGRIARVTVLKDCHTRLSRGVAFVQFVSRNDAQRAVAEMNKKILNGRTLTASIAADNGRAPEFIRKRVPRPQPKKSRRGFSGLRDRDGEEEGDEEEEEGGQIAAEQFDDNWASIVDDEAGERLLGRNRNDDEGLDNNKTKKKGKKSVYFSDESDHDDDD